Proteins encoded together in one Nostoc sp. PCC 7524 window:
- a CDS encoding nSTAND1 domain-containing NTPase, producing MARYALVIGIAKYDNFDNLPKTVNDAAQITQLLREHGRFDVQPLPRKLIESENSWQVTPDKKLTGQELGQALNTFLLEKAKGAEALIYFAGHGFEATSNTGVKKGYLATSDCAKDGVKAIAFDDFNTLISKSQLSSLVVLLDCCYAGSLLERSFINSSFPVFNSKTDYCLITASRAFERAREDAEGGIFTQAVLKGLASSQADEARGEINVNDLISFISRELKDSGQEPIYMGGGRSIPLVWYPPRNPVAVGVVSEECPYRGLEAFEKQHAKFFFGRQKVVNYIQQKLAQANFVPIIGASGSGKSSVVRAGLIPVLEKNGWRILEPILPGVEPLAELKRAFTQLFERTKIREISALIDTEGLSSVISQLTGSERCLLVVDQFEEIFTLGAKEEEKQRFIELLTQVDEGRLAIVTTMRADFLEYCLSYESLTQLIQEQAVYMPPLLGAELEEAIASPAMLQGYQLERGLLGAIQQEVLGQEKGCLPLLQFALTELWEQRDRTTHQLTVAKFNALGGVIGALNRHAEQMYAGFSEQQQAWVKRIFLKLVRTGAADKDTRQRQPKQELLSLAGENSGNQEATSDILEQLIQSRLLVCDTENTGEIWVDLAHEALMEGWEQFAEWRKENRPLRRLINLVEDAFQEWVKNPQEENLMMGGLLNQVRKQWTPLELNISPPIVAFCQLSMDTEVQLRYKSEVGIRIRDEFLAVISHELRTPLNAILGWSQLLQSRKLNEVQTKQGLKTIERNARFQTQLIEDLLDISRLEQGRMRLNITTCDLVSVIKEAMETVHLAAEAKDIKIQAMLNLNSINVLGDPLRLQQVMWNLLSNAVKFTPSQGQIQINLQKTDVNVAITVSDTGEGIKPEFLPHIFDKFRQEDRSVIRRFGGLGLGLAIVRQIVELHGGTVSANSPGEGKGATFIVNLPMKAVS from the coding sequence CCGTCAATGATGCCGCACAAATCACACAGCTACTCAGAGAACATGGTCGGTTTGATGTGCAGCCATTACCAAGGAAGTTAATCGAGAGTGAAAATAGTTGGCAAGTCACGCCTGATAAAAAATTAACAGGACAAGAACTCGGACAGGCATTAAACACATTTTTGTTAGAGAAAGCCAAAGGTGCTGAGGCGTTAATTTATTTTGCTGGACATGGCTTTGAAGCAACTAGCAACACAGGAGTGAAGAAAGGGTATTTAGCGACATCTGATTGTGCTAAAGATGGAGTAAAGGCGATCGCCTTTGATGATTTCAACACCCTGATTAGTAAATCCCAACTCAGCAGCTTGGTGGTACTGTTGGATTGCTGTTATGCTGGGTCGTTACTAGAGAGAAGCTTTATCAACTCTAGTTTTCCGGTGTTTAACAGTAAGACTGACTATTGTTTAATTACCGCTTCCCGTGCGTTTGAAAGAGCTAGAGAAGATGCGGAAGGCGGAATTTTTACCCAAGCTGTGCTGAAAGGATTAGCTAGTTCCCAAGCTGATGAGGCTAGGGGAGAAATTAACGTTAATGACTTGATAAGTTTCATTTCACGGGAACTGAAGGACAGCGGCCAAGAACCAATATATATGGGTGGCGGTAGATCAATTCCTTTGGTTTGGTATCCGCCGAGAAATCCGGTAGCTGTTGGGGTGGTGAGTGAAGAATGTCCCTATCGAGGCTTAGAAGCTTTTGAGAAACAACACGCCAAGTTCTTTTTTGGTCGGCAAAAAGTTGTTAACTATATCCAACAAAAACTAGCTCAAGCGAATTTTGTCCCGATTATTGGCGCGTCGGGAAGTGGTAAATCTTCTGTGGTGCGGGCGGGTTTAATTCCGGTGTTAGAAAAAAATGGTTGGCGCATCTTAGAACCAATTTTACCGGGAGTTGAACCGTTAGCTGAGTTAAAACGAGCCTTTACACAGTTGTTTGAACGCACAAAAATTAGAGAAATTTCAGCTTTGATTGACACGGAAGGTTTATCTTCAGTAATTTCGCAGCTGACTGGTTCTGAACGTTGCTTGTTGGTGGTAGACCAATTTGAAGAAATTTTTACCCTTGGTGCTAAGGAAGAAGAGAAACAGCGATTTATTGAGTTGTTAACTCAAGTTGATGAAGGGCGGTTAGCAATTGTCACCACAATGCGAGCTGATTTTTTGGAATACTGTTTAAGCTATGAGTCGCTGACACAACTAATTCAGGAACAAGCTGTGTATATGCCGCCATTACTGGGGGCAGAATTAGAAGAAGCGATCGCATCCCCAGCCATGTTACAAGGTTATCAGTTAGAAAGGGGATTATTGGGAGCGATTCAGCAAGAAGTATTAGGACAAGAGAAAGGCTGCTTACCATTATTGCAGTTTGCCCTAACTGAACTTTGGGAACAACGCGATCGCACAACTCACCAGTTAACAGTTGCTAAGTTTAACGCACTAGGTGGAGTCATTGGGGCGTTGAATCGTCATGCAGAACAGATGTATGCAGGTTTTTCCGAACAGCAGCAAGCTTGGGTAAAGCGGATTTTCTTAAAACTGGTGCGTACTGGTGCAGCAGATAAGGATACGCGACAGCGACAGCCAAAACAAGAATTGCTAAGTCTTGCTGGTGAGAACTCAGGCAATCAGGAGGCTACAAGTGACATTTTAGAGCAACTAATCCAAAGTCGTCTGTTGGTATGTGACACTGAAAATACGGGGGAAATTTGGGTCGATTTGGCGCATGAAGCTTTGATGGAAGGTTGGGAGCAGTTTGCTGAATGGCGTAAAGAAAACCGACCACTTCGACGACTGATTAACTTGGTTGAAGATGCTTTTCAAGAATGGGTGAAAAATCCGCAAGAGGAAAATTTAATGATGGGAGGATTATTAAATCAAGTAAGGAAACAATGGACACCATTAGAGTTGAATATATCTCCCCCAATAGTAGCTTTTTGCCAGTTAAGCATGGATACAGAGGTACAACTTCGTTATAAGTCAGAGGTAGGCATTCGTATAAGAGATGAGTTTTTAGCTGTAATTTCCCATGAATTACGAACTCCACTCAATGCCATCTTAGGTTGGTCACAATTGCTGCAATCTCGAAAACTGAATGAAGTACAGACTAAGCAAGGTCTAAAAACCATCGAACGTAATGCCCGATTTCAAACCCAATTAATAGAAGATTTACTGGATATATCAAGACTCGAACAAGGCAGAATGCGTCTCAATATTACAACTTGCGATCTGGTTTCTGTGATTAAGGAAGCGATGGAGACTGTACACTTAGCAGCTGAAGCCAAAGATATTAAAATTCAAGCTATGCTTAACCTTAATTCTATTAATGTGTTAGGCGACCCATTGCGTTTACAGCAAGTAATGTGGAATTTACTATCTAATGCTGTTAAATTCACTCCTTCGCAGGGACAAATTCAAATTAACTTACAAAAAACTGATGTCAATGTTGCAATTACTGTGAGTGACACAGGAGAGGGTATTAAACCTGAATTTCTTCCCCACATTTTTGATAAATTTCGTCAAGAAGACAGATCCGTTATCAGACGGTTTGGTGGACTGGGATTGGGGTTAGCAATAGTGCGCCAAATAGTAGAATTGCATGGTGGGACAGTTTCTGCCAATAGTCCAGGAGAAGGTAAAGGAGCAACTTTTATTGTTAATCTACCGATGAAAGCAGTTAGTTAA
- a CDS encoding type II toxin-antitoxin system RelE family toxin, with the protein MQSEQSPIQISLTPRFKKDLRELAKRYRSIRSDMQQLIEQLQAGETPGDRIAGVKYQVFKVRLKNSDIQKGKSGGYRVIYYLKTEQEIILTTIYSKSDLSDVGNEVIEEAIAKYEQAMPIKENPK; encoded by the coding sequence ATGCAGAGTGAACAATCACCAATTCAAATCTCTCTTACTCCTCGTTTTAAAAAGGATCTGCGAGAACTAGCTAAACGTTATCGTTCAATTCGTAGCGATATGCAACAATTAATTGAACAACTTCAAGCAGGGGAGACTCCTGGAGATAGAATTGCTGGAGTTAAATATCAGGTTTTCAAAGTTCGCCTCAAGAATAGCGATATCCAAAAAGGAAAAAGTGGCGGTTATCGAGTAATTTATTATCTGAAAACAGAACAAGAAATCATCCTCACTACAATTTATTCTAAATCTGATCTTTCTGATGTTGGTAATGAAGTCATTGAGGAAGCGATCGCCAAATATGAGCAAGCAATGCCAATAAAAGAGAACCCGAAGTAA
- a CDS encoding type II toxin-antitoxin system VapC family toxin: MSYLIDTHILLWWLFNDPKLDTDCQDIIRNPDNRIFVSSASAWEIATKYRIGKLSEAKQLVEQYSQILHQARFVELAITSAHAIRAGSLPIAHRDPFDRMIMAQAELESLPIITYDAVFQTGLIQVIPNQHH; the protein is encoded by the coding sequence ATGAGCTACCTGATTGACACACACATCCTATTGTGGTGGCTCTTTAATGACCCAAAACTTGATACAGACTGCCAAGATATCATTCGCAATCCCGATAACCGCATTTTCGTTAGCAGTGCATCTGCTTGGGAAATTGCTACTAAATACCGTATTGGTAAATTATCAGAAGCAAAACAACTCGTTGAGCAATATTCACAGATATTACATCAGGCAAGATTTGTGGAACTTGCCATCACTTCAGCCCATGCAATCAGAGCCGGAAGCCTACCAATTGCTCATCGAGATCCTTTTGACCGCATGATTATGGCTCAAGCGGAACTCGAAAGTTTACCCATTATCACTTATGATGCAGTCTTCCAAACTGGACTGATTCAGGTAATTCCCAACCAACATCATTAA
- a CDS encoding DUF1902 domain-containing protein — protein MTTQMTFKVEAFWDSEAEVWVATSDDVPGLVTEASTIEILAQKLRVIIPELLILNQVLISKSYSRLQLSPIQT, from the coding sequence ATGACGACACAAATGACATTTAAGGTGGAAGCATTTTGGGATTCTGAAGCTGAAGTCTGGGTTGCAACTAGCGATGATGTACCTGGATTAGTGACAGAAGCTTCTACGATAGAGATTCTGGCGCAAAAACTGCGGGTAATCATTCCAGAACTCTTGATTTTGAATCAAGTGCTGATCAGCAAATCATATAGCCGTTTGCAGTTGAGTCCAATACAGACCTAA
- a CDS encoding DUF1822 family protein: protein MTNHTFKLEDSAITLPISQAARTTAQQFAHRQPTPAKAEEVRRNTLAVWVVNDYLQMMDVPTNLTASDSWNPIMQLCANVADLEVSSVGRLECRPVGSQDQECLIPAETWEERAGYVIVQIDDSCQEAKLLGFIKTVATETLPLSQLQPIEALIDRLGQLQTSPVDALVNLSQWFVGQVEASWQTVESLWNSLEARPVYAFRSPLTTTDGIVGQSDAVTRRAKLIDLGIQIDNQPVMLIVEIAPEANQKTGIRLQLHSTGNQPYLPNGVQLKVLDNTGAVFLEAQARSADNYIQLQFRGDIQEQFSVQVSLGDMSITENFVI, encoded by the coding sequence ATGACTAACCACACCTTCAAATTAGAGGATTCCGCAATTACACTGCCGATTTCTCAAGCGGCTCGTACAACTGCTCAACAGTTTGCCCATCGCCAGCCTACTCCAGCAAAAGCTGAGGAAGTGAGACGCAATACTTTGGCTGTCTGGGTGGTGAATGACTATCTACAAATGATGGATGTTCCTACTAATCTGACAGCTAGCGATAGTTGGAACCCAATTATGCAGCTTTGTGCGAATGTGGCGGATTTGGAGGTGTCGTCAGTTGGTCGTTTGGAATGTCGTCCTGTGGGTTCCCAAGACCAAGAATGCTTGATTCCTGCGGAAACTTGGGAAGAACGAGCAGGTTATGTAATTGTGCAAATTGATGACTCCTGCCAAGAAGCAAAATTGCTAGGTTTTATCAAAACAGTGGCAACTGAAACACTACCTTTGAGTCAATTACAACCCATCGAAGCTTTAATTGATCGCCTCGGACAATTGCAAACTTCCCCAGTGGATGCGCTAGTAAATCTGAGTCAGTGGTTTGTTGGGCAAGTGGAAGCTAGCTGGCAAACAGTGGAATCTTTATGGAATTCTTTAGAAGCCAGACCAGTATACGCTTTTCGTAGTCCTTTAACTACCACAGATGGCATAGTTGGGCAGTCAGACGCAGTGACTAGAAGAGCTAAATTAATTGATTTGGGTATTCAAATTGACAATCAACCAGTCATGTTGATTGTGGAAATTGCCCCCGAAGCTAACCAAAAAACTGGTATCCGGCTGCAACTCCACTCTACAGGTAATCAACCATACTTACCAAATGGGGTGCAACTGAAAGTGTTAGATAACACTGGCGCAGTATTTTTAGAAGCTCAAGCTAGAAGTGCAGATAACTACATTCAGTTACAGTTTCGGGGTGACATTCAAGAACAGTTCAGCGTTCAGGTATCATTGGGTGATATGAGTATTACAGAGAACTTTGTCATCTAG
- a CDS encoding CHASE2 domain-containing protein — MAKLVVLKFGDGSLDQGFTVTLQIGEESDRPATEITGKLPPCPEMTLYYTRWQSSYLQLGNRYRLDADKIQVTNVSITQDCHELAHILRARFNAWLQAEGFRSLREKWLEKLLPTDEIRVILQSENSQLLKLPWHAWDLLERYPTAEIALSSPSYDRIHKRHTPNSVVNILAIVGNSQGIDTQADQAILQRCRNADVCFMVEPQRKELTDHLWGKKWDILFFAGHSSSQGNDTTGKIYLNQSDSLTIGELKYALKQAIERGLQLAIFNSCDGLGLARELADLHIPQIIVMREPVPDQVAQEFLKYFLQGFAGGEPLYQAVRHARERLQGLEDRFPCATWLPVICQNPSQIPPTWDDLIQPQTQEISYTPPVARTSHLKKVAVSSLAVTAVVCGLRFFGGLQTLELQAFDQMMRSRPNEGPDPRLLVITIEDEDLANQRRNKEVLKGTSISEKYLNKLLAKLSQYQPKAIGLDIYRDFPAEQPDLISQLKQTDNLIGVCKGSDTTAKTKGIEPPPEIPKDRLGFSDFVHDADGVVRRHLMFMNQETASLCSAPYAFSTQLAFRYLASLGIQPKFTSGTSPSLQLDKTVFQRISPRTGGYQGIDANGGQILLNYRASRTIAEQVTLTQLLSNPINPNAIKDRIVLIGVAAKGDFPDYWGTPYGKLLDEQMPGVMVQAHMVSQIISAVLDNRPLLRTWSPWLEVIWISVWSGLGGLVAWQWRLVPKLALAIGVSSGVVYLLCLGLLIGGVWVPFVPSTVSLLGTATVVSIQLLGNRQ; from the coding sequence ATGGCTAAGTTAGTAGTGCTGAAATTCGGAGACGGTAGTTTAGATCAGGGGTTTACTGTTACTCTCCAAATTGGGGAAGAAAGCGATCGCCCCGCCACCGAAATCACAGGTAAACTGCCGCCTTGTCCAGAAATGACGCTTTACTACACCCGTTGGCAATCTAGCTATCTCCAATTGGGTAATCGTTATCGCTTAGATGCAGACAAAATCCAGGTAACAAATGTATCAATTACCCAAGACTGTCACGAATTAGCCCATATCTTACGCGCCCGTTTTAATGCTTGGCTACAAGCAGAAGGGTTTCGTTCCCTGCGGGAAAAATGGCTAGAGAAATTGCTGCCCACAGATGAAATTAGAGTCATTCTGCAATCAGAAAACAGCCAATTGCTCAAGCTACCTTGGCACGCTTGGGATTTACTAGAACGCTACCCCACAGCAGAAATTGCCCTTTCATCTCCCAGTTACGATCGCATTCATAAACGTCACACCCCCAACTCGGTAGTCAACATTTTGGCAATAGTCGGTAATAGTCAGGGGATTGATACCCAGGCAGATCAAGCTATTTTACAAAGGTGCCGCAATGCCGATGTATGTTTTATGGTGGAACCACAACGCAAGGAATTGACAGACCACCTGTGGGGAAAAAAGTGGGATATCTTATTTTTCGCTGGACACAGTTCTAGTCAAGGCAATGATACCACTGGGAAAATTTACCTCAATCAAAGCGATAGTCTCACCATTGGTGAACTCAAGTATGCCCTCAAACAAGCGATAGAACGGGGTTTACAACTAGCAATTTTTAACTCTTGTGATGGGTTAGGTTTAGCGCGAGAACTCGCTGATTTACACATTCCCCAAATTATTGTCATGCGCGAACCAGTTCCCGACCAAGTGGCGCAAGAGTTCTTAAAATATTTCCTCCAAGGTTTCGCAGGTGGTGAGCCTTTATACCAAGCAGTACGCCACGCACGGGAACGATTACAAGGTCTAGAAGATAGATTTCCCTGTGCAACTTGGCTACCAGTGATTTGTCAGAATCCATCACAAATCCCACCTACTTGGGATGACCTGATCCAACCCCAGACCCAAGAAATAAGCTATACCCCACCAGTAGCAAGAACAAGCCATTTAAAAAAAGTGGCAGTGTCTAGTTTAGCGGTAACGGCTGTAGTTTGTGGTTTACGGTTCTTTGGGGGATTGCAAACATTAGAACTACAAGCCTTTGACCAGATGATGCGATCGCGTCCCAATGAAGGGCCAGATCCCCGCCTGTTGGTAATCACCATAGAAGATGAAGACTTAGCCAATCAGCGTCGCAATAAGGAAGTATTAAAAGGAACTTCTATCTCAGAAAAATACCTGAATAAATTACTAGCAAAGCTGAGTCAGTATCAACCCAAAGCCATCGGTTTAGACATTTACCGTGATTTTCCTGCCGAACAACCAGATTTAATCTCTCAACTCAAGCAAACCGATAACTTAATTGGAGTGTGTAAAGGCAGTGATACCACAGCGAAAACCAAAGGCATTGAACCACCACCAGAAATCCCCAAAGACCGCTTAGGATTTAGCGACTTTGTTCATGATGCTGATGGTGTAGTCCGTCGCCATCTGATGTTTATGAATCAAGAGACGGCATCATTATGTTCTGCCCCCTATGCGTTCAGTACCCAATTGGCATTTCGCTATTTAGCGTCTTTAGGAATTCAACCTAAATTTACCTCTGGCACATCTCCTAGTTTGCAGTTAGATAAGACCGTTTTTCAACGCATTTCGCCTCGCACTGGCGGTTATCAAGGCATAGATGCCAATGGCGGACAGATATTACTCAATTACCGTGCCTCTAGGACAATTGCCGAACAGGTAACGCTGACCCAGTTGTTATCTAATCCTATTAACCCCAACGCCATCAAAGACCGGATTGTGCTGATTGGAGTAGCAGCAAAAGGAGATTTTCCTGACTATTGGGGGACACCCTACGGCAAGTTGTTAGATGAGCAAATGCCGGGAGTCATGGTACAAGCCCACATGGTCAGCCAAATCATCAGTGCAGTGTTAGATAATCGCCCCTTATTACGAACTTGGTCGCCTTGGTTAGAGGTGATTTGGATAAGCGTTTGGTCGGGATTAGGGGGTTTAGTAGCTTGGCAATGGCGCTTAGTCCCCAAGTTGGCATTAGCTATTGGTGTAAGTTCTGGTGTTGTATATCTCTTGTGTTTGGGTTTGTTAATAGGAGGTGTTTGGGTTCCCTTCGTACCCTCAACTGTGTCGTTATTAGGAACCGCAACTGTAGTATCAATTCAATTATTAGGCAATAGGCAATAG
- a CDS encoding DUF928 domain-containing protein codes for MKLLLSLAVSYTSLLASQTWVLAKPAPSNSPVTHTQKVSFVPPPAPTSEPPPGGRVRGGAKRGSCPLVKPELTALVPFTEDAPTVTNVWGLTTQEHPTLMFYVPYADNANYPTEFVLQDQDDNSVYQTAIALPKTAGVISVSLPSNISPLTVNQRYRWFLTVYCDPEKQSPPIYVEGVIKRVTLNPTTLEQLKTATPLQRVDIYIRNKIWHEAAVTLAQLRQQNPQNKAIQEQWQNLLTSIGLSDIATVPLSSNQP; via the coding sequence ATGAAACTATTACTCTCATTAGCTGTTAGCTATACAAGTTTATTAGCATCTCAAACTTGGGTACTGGCAAAACCAGCGCCTTCCAACTCGCCTGTTACCCATACCCAAAAAGTGAGTTTTGTGCCACCGCCTGCGCCTACTTCCGAACCGCCTCCTGGGGGTCGTGTTCGTGGTGGTGCTAAACGGGGTTCTTGTCCATTAGTAAAACCGGAACTCACGGCTTTAGTACCGTTTACCGAAGATGCTCCTACGGTGACAAACGTTTGGGGATTGACAACACAGGAACATCCCACGCTGATGTTTTATGTCCCATACGCCGACAATGCCAACTATCCCACAGAATTTGTCTTGCAGGATCAGGATGATAACTCAGTTTACCAAACAGCGATCGCTCTCCCCAAAACAGCTGGAGTTATTAGCGTTTCTCTACCTAGCAATATTTCCCCATTGACCGTAAATCAACGCTATCGTTGGTTTCTCACCGTCTATTGTGACCCAGAAAAGCAATCACCACCAATTTACGTTGAAGGCGTAATCAAACGAGTTACCCTGAACCCAACAACTCTTGAGCAGTTAAAAACCGCAACTCCTCTACAACGCGTTGACATCTATATCCGAAATAAAATTTGGCATGAAGCCGCAGTTACTCTGGCACAATTACGTCAGCAAAACCCTCAAAATAAAGCCATTCAAGAACAGTGGCAGAATTTGCTCACTAGCATTGGCTTAAGTGATATTGCAACTGTACCATTGTCGTCAAATCAGCCTTAA
- a CDS encoding calcium-binding protein: MKSFRSVAKNLTKRQFPWKKSDFQDLSANFPENEGLVDDSGWRLNPQTGKDPQMQTSAMDNDASISDEGAVFAESLLTKSFTAAVLKSVQLTVSKTSDAVILSTNSHTIGCACSVCALPPVEPELIQNEQQTLTASATTSTTASATLDLSKTFFLNSLAGARHTIYLDFDGHTTSGTGWNASYAGGANIVTPAFDFDGNPASFSSAELERIQYIWQRVAEDFSPFNVNVTTQAPTDINDLIKSSSSDTRWGVRVVIGGSSSSWFGSSAGGVAYRGSFNWNTDTPTYVFSDSLGDNEKYVAEAITHEVGHTLGLSHDGRTSPAEGYYRGHGSGQTGWAPIMGTGYYQNLTQWSKGEYGSANNTQDDLQIITTNNGFSYRADDTGNTIATAKALTISGTTLIGSGIIERNTDIDYYRFAASAGSITITVNPFTRGPNLDIWAGLYNSGGTLIASSNPTDLLSASITTSVAAGTYYLAIDGVGKGDPLSTGYTDYGSLGQYSIEIATNEILYGSADDDTLIGSADDSILMGGLGDDTYIVDTTTYTIIENAGEGIDTIESSVTFSLATLPNIENLTLIGTAAINGTGNAANNVITGNSANNILDGGAGNDTLIGGLGHDTYIVNSTTDTIIENPGEGTDTISSSVTFSLAALPNIEKLTLTGTSAINGTGNGANNTITGNNGNNRLDGGAGNDTLNGGAGIDTLIGGLGNDVYSVNTTTDTIIENAGEGTDRVSSSVTFSLAALPNIENLTLTGTTAINGTGNGADNIITGNSGNNSLDGGAGNDTLNGGTGNDTINGDAGNDILTGGTGKDTLTGGLGVDRFDYRKLADSLLSNFDVITDFNANAGNDLFFVSTARAGFYDGGTVATLDATDIAAQLTTANFAANFAALFTFGSRSFVAINNATAGFSATTDAIIEVTGFTGTLGIDNFTTTSV; encoded by the coding sequence ATGAAAAGCTTCAGAAGCGTAGCAAAAAATTTAACTAAACGCCAATTTCCCTGGAAAAAAAGCGATTTTCAAGATTTATCTGCTAATTTTCCGGAAAATGAGGGATTAGTTGATGATTCAGGATGGAGACTAAATCCTCAGACAGGCAAAGATCCGCAAATGCAGACATCAGCGATGGATAATGATGCTTCTATAAGTGATGAAGGAGCAGTATTTGCTGAGTCTCTGCTAACAAAGAGTTTCACAGCAGCAGTATTAAAGTCTGTGCAGCTGACTGTCAGCAAAACTTCAGACGCTGTGATACTTTCAACAAATTCACATACTATAGGTTGTGCTTGCTCAGTTTGTGCGCTACCACCAGTAGAACCAGAGCTAATCCAAAATGAACAGCAAACCCTAACTGCATCCGCAACTACATCCACAACTGCATCCGCAACTTTAGATTTATCCAAAACATTTTTTCTCAACAGTTTAGCCGGAGCTAGACATACGATTTATCTAGATTTCGACGGGCATACCACCTCTGGTACTGGGTGGAATGCAAGCTATGCGGGTGGGGCGAACATTGTTACCCCTGCTTTCGACTTTGATGGAAATCCAGCCTCTTTCAGCTCGGCTGAACTCGAAAGAATCCAGTATATTTGGCAGCGAGTCGCTGAGGATTTTAGCCCGTTTAATGTTAACGTCACAACTCAAGCTCCAACAGATATTAATGATCTGATTAAGAGTAGTAGTAGCGATACTCGCTGGGGTGTACGTGTCGTTATCGGTGGTAGTAGTTCCAGCTGGTTTGGTTCTTCAGCCGGGGGAGTCGCCTATCGTGGTTCCTTCAACTGGAATACAGATACTCCCACCTACGTCTTTAGTGACAGCCTAGGTGACAACGAAAAATATGTAGCTGAAGCTATCACTCATGAAGTAGGCCATACTCTGGGACTATCCCATGATGGAAGAACTAGCCCGGCTGAGGGATACTACAGGGGACATGGTAGTGGACAGACTGGCTGGGCGCCAATTATGGGTACAGGCTATTACCAGAACCTAACCCAGTGGAGCAAAGGCGAGTATGGTTCTGCTAACAATACTCAAGATGATTTGCAAATTATTACAACCAATAATGGTTTCAGTTACCGAGCCGATGATACTGGTAATACAATTGCCACAGCAAAGGCATTGACCATTTCTGGTACAACTCTGATTGGTAGTGGCATCATCGAGCGCAATACGGATATTGATTACTATCGGTTTGCCGCATCTGCTGGTTCCATCACCATAACAGTAAATCCCTTCACTCGCGGACCCAACCTAGACATTTGGGCAGGACTATATAACTCTGGTGGGACATTAATTGCATCTTCTAATCCCACCGATTTACTATCTGCAAGTATCACAACAAGTGTCGCTGCTGGAACTTATTACTTAGCTATTGATGGCGTGGGGAAAGGAGATCCTCTTTCTACTGGCTACACAGATTATGGTAGTTTGGGGCAGTACTCTATTGAAATCGCAACTAATGAAATTCTCTATGGTAGTGCTGATGATGACACCCTGATTGGTAGTGCTGATGATTCTATCCTCATGGGTGGTTTAGGCGATGACACCTATATTGTTGATACTACCACCTATACGATTATCGAAAATGCCGGAGAAGGTATAGACACCATTGAATCCAGTGTCACCTTCAGCCTTGCTACCCTCCCCAATATTGAAAACCTCACCCTCATCGGAACAGCTGCGATTAATGGTACAGGGAATGCAGCTAATAATGTCATCACTGGCAACAGTGCTAACAATATCCTGGATGGTGGTGCTGGTAATGATACCTTGATTGGTGGTTTAGGCCACGATACCTACATTGTTAATAGTACCACTGACACGATTATTGAAAATCCAGGAGAAGGTACAGATACAATTTCTAGCAGTGTCACCTTCAGCCTAGCTGCCCTGCCAAACATCGAAAAACTCACCCTGACAGGAACATCTGCGATTAATGGCACTGGGAATGGAGCTAATAATACCATTACTGGTAACAATGGCAACAACAGACTTGATGGTGGTGCTGGTAACGATACCCTCAATGGTGGTGCTGGTATTGATACCTTAATTGGTGGTTTAGGGAATGATGTTTACAGTGTCAATACCACCACAGACACGATTATCGAAAATGCCGGAGAAGGCACAGATAGAGTTTCTAGCAGTGTCACCTTCAGTCTGGCTGCCCTGCCAAATATCGAAAACCTCACCCTGACAGGAACAACTGCGATTAACGGCACTGGGAATGGAGCTGATAATATCATCACTGGCAACAGTGGTAACAATAGCCTTGATGGAGGTGCTGGTAACGACACTCTCAATGGAGGTACTGGTAACGATACCATCAATGGAGATGCTGGTAATGACATATTAACTGGAGGAACTGGAAAAGATACTCTCACTGGAGGACTGGGAGTAGACCGTTTTGACTACCGCAAATTAGCTGATTCCCTCCTTAGCAACTTTGATGTGATTACTGACTTCAATGCTAATGCTGGCAATGATTTATTCTTCGTTTCCACTGCACGAGCCGGATTTTATGATGGGGGAACTGTTGCAACTCTTGATGCAACAGACATTGCAGCCCAATTAACCACCGCTAATTTTGCTGCTAACTTTGCGGCTTTATTCACCTTTGGTAGCCGTAGCTTTGTCGCTATTAATAACGCTACAGCAGGGTTTAGTGCAACTACTGATGCCATCATTGAAGTGACAGGATTTACTGGCACTTTGGGAATCGATAATTTTACAACTACATCAGTGTAG